In a genomic window of Curtobacterium sp. MCBD17_035:
- a CDS encoding glycoside hydrolase family 38 C-terminal domain-containing protein — protein MHHDEPLVQSRIARLVRDRIDPHVHRRTAPVTITAWQVPDEPVPFTEAVAQTYEPFAIGDPWGGKPWGTTWFHVTGTVPDDFGTGEGTSVDLVVDLGFSARQAGFQAEGLVFRPDGSTVKAIEPRNTAVPITAGPGGTVDLWIEAAANPDVGGHFAYDATPLGSKRTAGHEPIYRLRELALAERDDVVWELQQDLSVLRGLLTELPTDSTRGADVLRTLERAADALDPDDVAGSAADVRAVLRAVLDVPASVASHRAIAVGHAHIDSAWLWPVRETIRKCARTFSNVLELMDRDPEFTFACSSAQQYAWMRDHYPEVFARIKERVAEGRWIPVGGMWVESDTNLPGGEALARQFVAGKRFFIDELGFEPREAWLPDSFGYTGALPQIIRAAGSRWFLTQKPSWNETNVMPHTSFHWEGIDGSRVLTHFPPADTYNSELSPADLHRGERQNKERGTADVSMLLYGFGDGGGGPTPEMLAAAHRQHDLEGSPRVELGTPADVYEELERLLPSPSVWSGEMYLEFHRGTYTSQIRTKQGNRRSEHLLREAELWATTAAVRLGLDYPYAALEDAWHTVLLQQFHDILPGSSIAWVYEIAEEHYAAVAATLEGLIGTSTSALANGGAAALAGVAASSTAIAAAAGPLDAPTTADALGVGGDGTTGAVVRFNAAPVRAEGVTALAGEVVPEPEAVPPVRRGDAWVFDTGVVVATVDDDGLVASVVDAASGREAIAPGTRGALYTVFRDTPNQWDAWDIDRSYQRHATELATADTIAVEGDRLVVTRAFHDSTVTTRFSALRGEPELHVETEVDWHEQQKLLKLGFPIDVKADQASSEIQFGHIDRPTHQNTSWDFARFETSAHRWVHVAEPGFGVAVANDSTYGHDITRVTRPDGGTTTLVRESLVRGPKFPDPSADQGRHVFRTVLRVGATVLDAADSGYRLNLPVRAVAGDTPVAPIVTVSDPAVFVEAVKLAEDRSGDVVVRLYEARGGRATDVLVDLGFPVASVTRTDLLERDLAAGEPGSGAWGADEPVTLTLRPFEIATLRVRRA, from the coding sequence GACGACTTCGGCACCGGCGAGGGCACGAGCGTCGACCTCGTCGTCGACCTGGGCTTCAGTGCGCGCCAGGCCGGGTTCCAGGCCGAGGGGCTCGTGTTCCGGCCGGACGGCAGCACCGTCAAGGCGATCGAGCCCCGCAACACCGCGGTGCCGATCACGGCCGGGCCGGGTGGCACGGTGGACCTCTGGATCGAGGCGGCCGCGAACCCCGACGTCGGCGGGCACTTCGCGTACGACGCGACGCCGCTCGGATCGAAGCGCACGGCGGGGCACGAGCCCATCTACCGGCTCCGGGAGCTCGCACTCGCGGAGCGGGACGACGTCGTCTGGGAGCTGCAGCAGGACCTCTCGGTGCTCCGCGGCCTCCTCACCGAACTCCCCACCGACTCCACCCGTGGGGCGGACGTCCTGCGGACCCTCGAGCGCGCCGCGGACGCCCTGGACCCCGACGACGTCGCCGGGTCCGCCGCCGACGTCCGCGCCGTGCTCCGTGCCGTGCTCGACGTGCCCGCCTCGGTCGCGTCGCACCGTGCGATCGCGGTCGGGCACGCCCACATCGACTCGGCGTGGTTGTGGCCCGTGCGCGAGACCATCCGCAAGTGTGCCCGGACGTTCTCGAACGTCCTCGAGCTCATGGACCGCGACCCCGAGTTCACCTTCGCCTGCTCGAGCGCGCAGCAGTACGCGTGGATGCGGGACCACTACCCGGAGGTCTTCGCCCGCATCAAGGAGCGGGTCGCCGAGGGCCGTTGGATCCCGGTCGGCGGCATGTGGGTCGAGTCGGACACGAACCTCCCCGGCGGTGAGGCCCTCGCTCGGCAGTTCGTCGCCGGCAAGCGGTTCTTCATCGACGAGCTCGGGTTCGAACCCCGCGAGGCCTGGCTGCCCGACTCGTTCGGCTACACCGGCGCCCTCCCGCAGATCATCCGCGCGGCCGGCTCCCGGTGGTTCCTGACGCAGAAGCCGTCGTGGAACGAGACGAACGTCATGCCGCACACGTCGTTCCACTGGGAGGGCATCGACGGCTCGAGGGTGCTCACGCACTTCCCGCCCGCGGACACGTACAACTCCGAGCTGTCCCCGGCGGACCTGCACCGCGGCGAACGGCAGAACAAGGAGCGCGGCACCGCCGACGTCTCGATGCTCCTGTACGGGTTCGGCGACGGCGGTGGCGGCCCCACGCCCGAGATGCTCGCCGCGGCGCACCGCCAGCACGACCTGGAGGGCTCGCCGCGCGTCGAGCTCGGCACCCCGGCCGACGTGTACGAGGAGCTCGAGCGTCTGCTGCCGTCGCCGTCGGTGTGGTCGGGGGAGATGTACCTCGAGTTCCACCGCGGCACCTACACGTCGCAGATCCGGACCAAGCAGGGGAACCGGCGGTCGGAGCACCTGCTCCGCGAGGCCGAGCTCTGGGCGACGACCGCGGCCGTGCGACTCGGCCTCGACTACCCGTACGCGGCGCTCGAGGACGCCTGGCACACCGTGCTCCTCCAGCAGTTCCACGACATCCTGCCCGGCTCGAGCATCGCCTGGGTGTACGAGATCGCGGAGGAGCACTACGCGGCCGTCGCGGCGACGCTCGAGGGGCTCATCGGCACGTCGACGTCCGCGCTCGCCAACGGGGGAGCCGCCGCGCTCGCCGGGGTCGCCGCCTCCTCGACCGCGATCGCCGCCGCTGCGGGCCCGCTCGACGCACCGACCACCGCGGACGCCCTCGGCGTCGGCGGTGACGGGACGACCGGCGCGGTCGTGCGCTTCAACGCGGCGCCGGTCCGCGCGGAGGGGGTGACCGCGCTGGCTGGCGAGGTCGTCCCGGAGCCGGAAGCCGTTCCTCCCGTCCGGCGGGGCGACGCGTGGGTGTTCGACACCGGCGTCGTGGTGGCGACCGTCGACGACGACGGGCTCGTGGCGTCCGTCGTCGACGCCGCGTCGGGGCGCGAGGCGATCGCCCCCGGCACCCGGGGCGCGCTGTACACGGTGTTCCGCGACACCCCGAACCAGTGGGACGCCTGGGACATCGACCGGTCGTACCAGCGGCACGCGACCGAGCTCGCGACGGCCGACACGATCGCGGTCGAGGGGGACCGGCTCGTCGTGACCCGTGCGTTCCACGACTCCACCGTCACCACCCGGTTCTCGGCCCTCCGCGGCGAGCCGGAACTCCACGTCGAGACCGAGGTCGACTGGCACGAGCAGCAGAAGTTGCTCAAGCTCGGGTTCCCGATCGACGTCAAGGCCGACCAGGCGTCGTCGGAGATCCAGTTCGGTCACATCGACCGCCCGACCCACCAGAACACCTCGTGGGACTTCGCGCGGTTCGAGACGAGCGCGCACCGCTGGGTGCACGTGGCCGAGCCGGGGTTCGGCGTCGCGGTGGCGAACGACTCGACGTACGGGCACGACATCACCCGCGTGACGCGGCCCGACGGCGGGACCACGACGCTCGTGCGTGAATCGCTCGTGCGCGGGCCGAAGTTCCCGGACCCGTCGGCGGACCAGGGCCGGCACGTGTTCCGCACGGTCCTCCGGGTGGGAGCGACGGTGCTCGACGCCGCCGACAGTGGGTACCGGCTCAACCTGCCGGTGCGCGCGGTCGCGGGGGACACCCCGGTCGCACCGATCGTCACCGTGTCGGACCCGGCGGTGTTCGTGGAGGCCGTCAAGCTCGCGGAGGACCGCTCCGGCGACGTCGTCGTCCGCCTGTACGAGGCACGCGGCGGGCGGGCGACGGACGTGCTCGTCGACCTCGGGTTCCCCGTGGCCTCGGTCACGCGGACCGACCTGCTCGAGCGTGACCTCGCCGCTGGCGAGCCGGGCTCGGGTGCCTGGGGTGCGGACGAGCCCGTGACGCTGACGCTCCGTCCGTTCGAGATCGCGACGCTGCGGGTGCGGCGGGCCTGA
- a CDS encoding Hsp20/alpha crystallin family protein, producing MANFDPFRELDRMASSLFESRGPRVMPMDLYRDGDHYVLSADLPGIDPGSVDIDVDGQLLTIRAERTVGAPDGAKWITRERQSGSFLRQLTLGQGLDTARIAASYDNGVLSVTIPVSEAAKPRRIEVTTGNPSGQTLRVGAGAEAGPAELQS from the coding sequence ATGGCCAACTTCGACCCGTTCCGTGAGCTCGACCGCATGGCGAGCAGCCTGTTCGAGAGCCGCGGTCCCCGTGTGATGCCGATGGACCTCTACCGCGACGGTGACCACTACGTCCTGAGCGCGGACCTGCCGGGCATCGACCCGGGCTCGGTGGACATCGACGTCGACGGTCAGCTCCTGACGATCCGCGCCGAGCGGACCGTCGGGGCCCCGGACGGCGCCAAGTGGATCACCCGCGAGCGCCAGTCGGGCTCGTTCCTGCGCCAGCTGACGCTCGGGCAGGGGCTGGACACGGCGCGCATCGCGGCGAGCTACGACAACGGCGTGCTCAGCGTCACGATCCCGGTCAGCGAGGCCGCCAAGCCCCGCCGGATCGAGGTCACGACCGGCAACCCGAGCGGCCAGACCCTCCGCGTCGGTGCCGGCGCCGAGGCCGGTCCCGCGGAACTGCAGTCCTGA
- a CDS encoding phage holin family protein — translation MRFLVRLVVNAVALWLTTLIVPGVHVDAFGDQGLVATVLTYLLVAFVFGLVNGIIGTLIRIVAFPIYILTLGLVSFIVNAVLLLVVAGISTSIGFGLRVDSFGWGIVGAFVLAVFAWLIGLLARPVIRHARA, via the coding sequence ATGCGATTCCTCGTCCGACTCGTCGTCAACGCCGTGGCCCTCTGGCTCACGACGCTCATCGTCCCCGGCGTGCACGTCGACGCCTTCGGCGATCAGGGGCTCGTCGCCACCGTCCTGACCTACCTGCTCGTCGCGTTCGTGTTCGGGCTCGTGAACGGGATCATCGGGACGCTGATCCGCATCGTCGCGTTCCCGATCTACATCCTGACGCTCGGGCTCGTGTCGTTCATCGTGAACGCCGTCCTGCTGCTCGTCGTCGCCGGGATCTCGACCTCGATCGGCTTCGGTCTGCGGGTCGACAGCTTCGGGTGGGGCATCGTCGGCGCGTTCGTGCTCGCCGTCTTCGCCTGGCTCATCGGCCTCCTGGCCCGCCCCGTCATCCGGCACGCCCGGGCCTGA
- a CDS encoding histidinol-phosphate transaminase: MTQQPVRLRPEIAALPAYRQGRQAPGDAFKLSSNENPFDPLPGVVEAVQRQTAYNRYPDASAIAVRAVLAARFGLTVDEVHVASGSVAILHELAKAAAGPGDEVVYAWRSFEAYPGLVTVAGAESVQVPNRPDGGHDLPAMAAAVTERTRMVIVCSPNNPTGPIVTGAEFAAFMESVPTDLLVVLDEAYAEFVTDPDAVRGAGLLERYPNLVVLRTFSKAYGLAGLRIGYALGPASVLDAARSTAIPLSVTAQAQAAALVSLEREPELLERVDRIAALRDRVRDALLDQGWRVPVAQGNFVWLPTGERTAAAAEAFERAGIMVRAFAPEGIRVSIGESEAVDTLLRTAQHVVGSLTE; encoded by the coding sequence GTGACCCAGCAGCCCGTCCGCCTCCGTCCCGAGATCGCGGCGCTCCCGGCCTACCGGCAGGGCCGTCAGGCGCCCGGCGACGCCTTCAAGCTCTCGAGCAACGAGAACCCGTTCGACCCGCTGCCCGGCGTGGTCGAGGCCGTCCAGCGCCAGACCGCGTACAACCGGTACCCAGACGCCTCGGCGATCGCGGTGCGGGCGGTCCTCGCCGCCCGGTTCGGACTGACGGTGGACGAGGTCCACGTCGCGTCCGGCAGCGTCGCGATCCTGCACGAGCTCGCCAAGGCCGCGGCGGGCCCGGGTGACGAGGTCGTCTACGCCTGGCGGTCGTTCGAGGCCTACCCCGGACTCGTCACGGTCGCGGGGGCCGAGAGCGTGCAGGTCCCGAACCGGCCGGACGGTGGCCACGACCTGCCGGCGATGGCGGCCGCGGTCACGGAGCGGACCCGCATGGTGATCGTCTGCTCGCCGAACAACCCGACCGGGCCGATCGTCACGGGCGCCGAGTTCGCCGCGTTCATGGAGTCGGTGCCGACCGACCTGCTCGTGGTCCTCGACGAGGCCTACGCCGAGTTCGTGACGGACCCGGACGCCGTCCGCGGCGCCGGGCTGCTCGAGCGCTACCCGAACCTCGTCGTGCTCCGGACGTTCTCGAAGGCGTACGGGCTCGCGGGCCTCCGCATCGGCTACGCGCTCGGCCCGGCGTCCGTGCTCGACGCCGCCCGGTCGACCGCGATCCCGCTGTCGGTCACGGCGCAGGCCCAGGCGGCCGCGCTCGTGAGCCTGGAGCGCGAGCCGGAACTCCTCGAGCGGGTCGACCGCATCGCGGCGCTCCGGGACCGCGTGCGCGACGCCCTGCTCGACCAGGGCTGGCGCGTCCCGGTCGCGCAGGGCAACTTCGTCTGGCTGCCGACGGGTGAGCGCACCGCCGCCGCCGCCGAGGCGTTCGAGCGGGCCGGGATAATGGTGCGCGCGTTCGCTCCCGAGGGCATCCGGGTGTCGATCGGGGAGTCGGAGGCGGTCGACACGCTCTTGCGGACCGCCCAGCACGTTGTCGGGAGTCTCACGGAGTAG
- a CDS encoding thiamine pyrophosphate-dependent enzyme — protein MPSPAAGPATTTIRILDPDGRFVEDDTNAEYAAVARNIPDDVLLGLHRDMVVTRRFDHTAANLQRQGQLGLWAPSHGQEAAQVGSAHALRPQDHVFPSYREHAVALTRGVDPMEIIGVFRGNAHGGWDPDARGNTHIYTLVIGSQALHATGYAMGQRLDGVVGTGDPGVDACTIVYYGDGATSQGDVSEAYVFAASTGAPVVFFLQNNHWAISVPVSVQSPTPLVDRTRGFGIPSVHIDGNDVLAAYTTTLAAADDARAGRGPRFIEAETYRVGAHTSSDDPTRYRGDDELAAWVARDPIVRSERHLRARGVDESWLAAIEEEAEDVAADVRRRTTALQVPPMEAMFDHVYREAHPRVAEQRAWLRAYEAAHDTAGGDAA, from the coding sequence ATGCCTTCCCCCGCCGCGGGTCCCGCGACGACCACGATCCGCATCCTCGACCCCGACGGGCGGTTCGTCGAGGACGACACGAACGCCGAGTACGCCGCCGTCGCGCGGAACATCCCCGACGACGTCCTGCTCGGTCTGCACCGCGACATGGTCGTCACCCGACGCTTCGACCACACTGCGGCGAACCTGCAGCGACAGGGCCAGCTCGGCTTGTGGGCACCGAGCCACGGGCAAGAGGCCGCCCAGGTCGGGTCCGCGCACGCCCTGCGTCCGCAGGACCACGTGTTCCCCTCGTACCGGGAGCACGCCGTCGCCCTGACCCGCGGTGTCGACCCCATGGAGATCATCGGCGTGTTCCGCGGCAACGCCCACGGCGGGTGGGACCCGGACGCCCGGGGCAACACCCACATCTACACGCTCGTCATCGGCTCCCAGGCCCTGCACGCCACCGGCTACGCGATGGGGCAGCGGCTCGACGGCGTGGTCGGCACGGGCGACCCGGGGGTCGACGCCTGCACGATCGTCTACTACGGCGACGGTGCGACGAGCCAGGGCGACGTCAGCGAGGCGTACGTCTTCGCCGCGAGCACCGGTGCGCCCGTGGTGTTCTTCCTGCAGAACAACCACTGGGCGATCTCGGTGCCGGTGTCGGTGCAGTCGCCGACGCCGCTCGTCGACCGGACCCGCGGGTTCGGGATCCCCAGTGTGCACATCGACGGCAACGACGTCCTCGCGGCCTACACGACGACCCTCGCGGCCGCCGACGACGCCCGCGCCGGTCGCGGCCCCCGCTTCATCGAGGCCGAGACCTACCGGGTCGGCGCACACACCTCCTCGGACGACCCGACGCGGTACCGCGGCGACGACGAACTCGCCGCGTGGGTCGCGCGCGACCCGATCGTCCGGTCCGAGCGTCACCTGCGGGCGCGCGGCGTGGACGAGTCGTGGCTCGCCGCGATCGAGGAGGAGGCCGAGGACGTCGCGGCCGACGTGCGACGCCGGACCACGGCCCTCCAGGTCCCGCCGATGGAGGCCATGTTCGACCACGTGTACCGCGAGGCGCACCCACGCGTCGCCGAGCAGCGCGCGTGGTTGCGCGCGTACGAGGCGGCTCACGACACCGCAGGAGGCGATGCCGCGTGA
- a CDS encoding alpha-ketoacid dehydrogenase subunit beta, with product MAKALNAGLAAAMEQDPRVLLMGEDIGTLGGVFRITEGLQERFGSQRVMDTPLAESGIIGTAIGLALRGYRPVVEIQFDGFVWPGFDQITSQLAKMANRLPAHMSVPVVIRIPYGGHIGAVEHHQESPETYFAHTPGLRVVSPSTPNDAYWMIQEAIRSADPVVFLEPKSRYWPKGQVDLVDGGVPMHTTRIARTGSDVTVVGHGAMVSTLLQAAEIAETEGTSLEVVDLRSLSPIDWEPLLESARRTGRVVIAQEASGFVSLGSEIAATIAEKTFYTLQAPPLRVSGFDIPFPQSKLEHLHLPDADRVLEAVDRALAY from the coding sequence ATGGCGAAGGCGCTGAACGCCGGGCTCGCCGCCGCGATGGAGCAGGACCCGCGGGTGCTGCTGATGGGCGAGGACATCGGCACGCTCGGTGGCGTGTTCCGGATCACCGAGGGGTTGCAGGAGCGGTTCGGGTCGCAGCGCGTCATGGACACCCCGCTCGCCGAGTCGGGGATCATCGGCACCGCGATCGGCCTGGCGCTCCGCGGGTACCGGCCCGTCGTCGAGATCCAGTTCGACGGCTTCGTGTGGCCCGGGTTCGACCAGATCACGTCGCAGCTCGCGAAGATGGCGAACCGCCTGCCGGCCCACATGTCGGTGCCCGTCGTGATCCGGATCCCCTACGGCGGCCACATCGGCGCGGTCGAGCACCACCAGGAGAGCCCCGAGACGTACTTCGCGCACACCCCGGGCCTCCGCGTGGTGAGCCCGAGCACCCCGAACGACGCCTACTGGATGATCCAGGAGGCGATCCGGTCGGCGGATCCGGTCGTGTTCCTCGAGCCGAAGAGCCGGTACTGGCCGAAGGGGCAGGTCGACCTGGTCGACGGCGGCGTCCCGATGCACACGACGCGCATCGCCCGGACGGGGTCCGACGTCACGGTGGTCGGGCACGGCGCGATGGTGTCGACGCTGCTCCAGGCGGCCGAGATCGCCGAGACCGAGGGCACGAGCCTCGAGGTCGTCGACCTCCGATCGCTGTCGCCCATCGACTGGGAGCCCCTGCTCGAGTCCGCTCGTCGGACCGGCCGTGTCGTGATCGCGCAAGAGGCCTCCGGCTTCGTCAGTCTCGGCAGCGAGATCGCGGCGACCATCGCCGAGAAGACCTTCTACACGCTCCAGGCACCGCCCCTGCGGGTCTCGGGGTTCGACATCCCGTTCCCGCAGTCGAAGTTGGAGCACCTGCACCTGCCCGACGCCGACCGCGTGCTCGAGGCCGTGGACCGCGCACTCGCCTACTGA
- a CDS encoding dihydrolipoamide acetyltransferase family protein codes for MPVAEFPLPDVGEGLTEAEIVQWRVALGDEVSVDQVLVEIETAKSLVELPSPFAGTVTRLLVDEGATVEVGVPIIQVDCPVEVASGEVGSGEGGPAGARSGAGAADSASAGIAAGAAGPDRSGGTTAVLDAPTVTTTPQIADTAMPLGTDEASGAVLVGYGSAAGAPSRRRPGARRAAAVAVEAGRATARADQEAAHEAAAARRPTSVPAASALPVVAKPPIRKLAKDLGVDLTAVVATGLAGEVTRDDVIRSATQATVFRNLETPEWGDVREERIPVKGVRKAIATAMTSSAFTAPHVSLFVDVDASRAMEFVARLKTSPTFAGVKVSPLLIMAKAVIWAVRRNPTVNSTWTDREIIVHHFVNLGIAAATPRGLIVPNVKDAQDMSLFELAQALERLTLTARDGKTTPEDMAAGTVTITNIGVFGMDTGTPILNPGEVGIVAMGTIKPKPWVVDGEVRSRMVTTIGASFDHRVVDGDVASRFVQDVASVMEEPALLLD; via the coding sequence ATGCCCGTCGCAGAATTCCCGCTCCCCGATGTGGGAGAAGGCCTCACCGAAGCCGAGATCGTGCAGTGGCGCGTCGCGCTCGGGGACGAGGTCAGTGTCGACCAGGTCCTCGTCGAGATCGAGACCGCCAAGTCGCTCGTCGAGCTCCCCTCGCCGTTCGCGGGGACGGTGACGCGGCTGCTCGTGGACGAGGGCGCCACGGTGGAGGTCGGCGTGCCGATCATCCAGGTCGACTGCCCGGTCGAGGTCGCCTCCGGCGAGGTCGGCTCCGGCGAGGGCGGCCCCGCCGGGGCCCGCTCGGGTGCCGGAGCGGCCGACTCCGCCTCCGCCGGCATCGCGGCGGGTGCTGCGGGCCCCGACCGGTCGGGAGGCACGACCGCGGTCCTCGACGCACCGACCGTCACGACGACCCCGCAGATCGCCGACACCGCGATGCCGCTCGGCACCGACGAGGCGTCGGGCGCGGTCCTCGTCGGCTACGGGTCCGCCGCCGGTGCGCCGTCGCGCCGCCGGCCCGGTGCCCGTCGCGCTGCCGCCGTGGCCGTCGAGGCGGGGCGGGCGACCGCTCGGGCCGACCAGGAGGCCGCGCACGAGGCGGCTGCAGCACGTCGCCCCACCAGCGTGCCGGCCGCGTCGGCGCTGCCGGTCGTCGCCAAGCCGCCGATCCGCAAGCTCGCGAAGGACCTCGGTGTCGACCTGACCGCCGTCGTCGCGACCGGGCTCGCGGGCGAGGTCACGCGCGACGACGTCATCCGCTCCGCGACCCAGGCCACGGTGTTCCGCAACCTCGAGACCCCCGAGTGGGGCGACGTGCGCGAAGAGCGGATCCCGGTCAAGGGGGTGCGCAAGGCGATCGCGACCGCGATGACGTCGAGCGCGTTCACCGCGCCGCACGTCAGCCTGTTCGTCGACGTCGACGCGAGCCGTGCGATGGAGTTCGTCGCACGGCTCAAGACCTCGCCCACGTTCGCCGGGGTCAAGGTGTCGCCGTTGCTCATCATGGCGAAGGCGGTGATCTGGGCGGTGCGGCGGAACCCCACCGTGAACTCGACGTGGACCGACCGCGAGATCATCGTGCACCACTTCGTGAACCTCGGGATCGCCGCGGCGACCCCGCGCGGTCTCATCGTGCCGAACGTCAAGGACGCCCAGGACATGTCGCTGTTCGAGCTCGCGCAGGCGCTCGAACGGCTCACGCTGACGGCGAGGGACGGCAAGACGACGCCCGAGGACATGGCGGCGGGCACGGTCACGATCACGAACATCGGCGTGTTCGGCATGGACACGGGAACCCCGATCCTCAACCCGGGCGAGGTCGGGATCGTCGCGATGGGCACGATCAAGCCGAAGCCGTGGGTCGTCGACGGCGAGGTCCGATCGCGCATGGTCACCACGATCGGCGCGAGCTTCGACCATCGTGTGGTGGACGGCGACGTCGCCAGCCGCTTCGTGCAGGACGTCGCGTCCGTCATGGAGGAGCCGGCGCTCCTGCTCGACTGA
- a CDS encoding CPBP family intramembrane glutamic endopeptidase: MSASPVPSPGPRSGPDRSGRPRPFPARIERPWLAVAVTIVVVLVLPFAVLAGQAVSTGSGVNPLSSSQALLHQSAGEGVLLVVFAVIVTVFGGWRRVLAESASARPWWAVAALVAYVVVAVLTFLAPVRSGAAGYLGALVVAVVAVAVVEELVFRGILVSGLRRATPEWVVWLVSTAVFALMHLLNQGEAGGGLYQVVTTFVLGSACYLARRVAGALWGAVLLHALSNGILGFRGHAAVGVPPLLVVAATAVIVVAAVMGMVVALRRAPQDRVHTSGGATPR; encoded by the coding sequence ATGTCCGCTTCGCCCGTGCCCTCGCCCGGACCCCGATCGGGTCCCGACCGCTCCGGCCGACCACGACCCTTCCCGGCGCGCATCGAGCGTCCGTGGCTGGCCGTCGCGGTCACGATCGTGGTGGTGCTGGTGCTCCCGTTCGCCGTCCTCGCCGGGCAGGCGGTCAGCACCGGGTCGGGCGTGAACCCGCTGTCGTCGTCGCAGGCGCTCCTGCACCAGTCGGCGGGCGAGGGCGTGCTGCTGGTCGTGTTCGCGGTGATCGTGACCGTGTTCGGCGGGTGGCGTCGGGTGCTCGCCGAGAGCGCGTCCGCTCGCCCGTGGTGGGCGGTGGCGGCACTCGTCGCGTACGTCGTGGTGGCGGTCCTGACGTTCCTCGCTCCGGTCCGCTCCGGCGCCGCCGGGTACCTCGGGGCACTCGTCGTCGCCGTGGTCGCGGTCGCGGTGGTCGAAGAGCTCGTCTTCCGTGGGATCCTCGTGTCGGGGCTCCGCCGGGCGACACCGGAATGGGTGGTCTGGCTGGTGTCGACCGCGGTGTTCGCCCTCATGCACCTGCTCAACCAGGGTGAGGCCGGGGGTGGTCTCTACCAGGTCGTGACGACCTTCGTGCTCGGCTCGGCCTGCTACCTGGCCCGACGCGTGGCGGGGGCGCTCTGGGGTGCCGTGCTGCTGCACGCGCTCTCCAACGGGATCCTCGGGTTCCGCGGGCACGCCGCCGTGGGCGTTCCGCCGCTGCTCGTGGTCGCCGCGACGGCGGTCATCGTGGTCGCCGCGGTCATGGGGATGGTCGTCGCGCTCCGTCGCGCTCCGCAGGACCGGGTCCACACCAGCGGCGGGGCGACCCCGCGCTGA